The Oscillospiraceae bacterium DNA segment CACTTCCGAGTCCTGGGAGTTCGCGGCCGGCGGCATGAGCCATACGGACTACATGAAACAGCTGAACGGGTTTACCGCGAAAAACTATGATCCGAAGGCATGGGCGGAGCTGTTTCGTAAAGCGGGCGCGAAATACGCGGTTCTGACCTCCAAACACTGCGACGGCGTCGCCTTGTTTGATACGAAATACAGCGATCTGAACGTCGTGAAAAGCACGCCCGCGAAAAGGGATCTGATCGGGCCTTACTGCGAGGCCATGCGCGAGGCCGGACTGAAGACCGGTTTATATTTCACGCATACCGACTGGTCGGACGACGACATGATGTCCGTGATTTGCGACATGACGCTCGATGAAGTCAAAGCCGCGAGAACGCAAAAGTTTGTTTTTTCAAAGCGATGGAATGAAGTGATGGCGCGCCCCATCGGGGAGATCGACCAATCACCGGAGCGCAAACGGTATTGGGAGAAGTTCTTAACCTTCTATATGAACCAACTGAACGAAGTGGTCAATCGGTTCGCGCCCCTTGACGTGTTCTGGGGCGACGCGATGTACGAAGTAAAAGGGTACGACTGGCACAAGGACAAGATCAGGGAAGTCATCAAGAAGGCAAACCCCGACACCATCATCTCGCGCCTTCCGAGCTTTGACGATATCGCCACGCCGGAGGTCCGTGCCGTGTGCAGCCGCCCGAGCAAAGGGCCGTGGGAATATTGCACCCCGATCAACAGCTGCTGGGGGTACCGGCCGGACAATACGAATTACAAATCGTACATACAAGTGATCCGGATCTTCTGCGACGTAATTTCGATGGGCGGCAATCTGCTGCTCGACGTCGGCCCGCTTGAGGACGGCACCATCGACAAACGGCAGGAAGAGGTTCTGCTGAAACTCGGAAAGTTTATCAAGACCAACGAGGAAGCCATCTATGAGACCCGTCAGGGGCTCGACTGGCGGTTTTACAATCAGGGTAGCGTCCTGAGCCAAGACGGGAAGACCCTGTATCTGTTCGTCCACGACATCCCGCGTGACGGGATCATGCTCAAAGGCGTTGATACACCTTATAAACAAGCGACGGTCCTTTCGAC contains these protein-coding regions:
- a CDS encoding alpha-L-fucosidase; amino-acid sequence: MGIEWFESAKLGIFIHWGIYAVQGTSESWEFAAGGMSHTDYMKQLNGFTAKNYDPKAWAELFRKAGAKYAVLTSKHCDGVALFDTKYSDLNVVKSTPAKRDLIGPYCEAMREAGLKTGLYFTHTDWSDDDMMSVICDMTLDEVKAARTQKFVFSKRWNEVMARPIGEIDQSPERKRYWEKFLTFYMNQLNEVVNRFAPLDVFWGDAMYEVKGYDWHKDKIREVIKKANPDTIISRLPSFDDIATPEVRAVCSRPSKGPWEYCTPINSCWGYRPDNTNYKSYIQVIRIFCDVISMGGNLLLDVGPLEDGTIDKRQEEVLLKLGKFIKTNEEAIYETRQGLDWRFYNQGSVLSQDGKTLYLFVHDIPRDGIMLKGVDTPYKQATVLSTGQKLEIQRFFNGNYGCYWLHLKPHMVDPEMPVVVKFEFEEPVKAVDKWGILWENEKKA